In Candidatus Zixiibacteriota bacterium, the genomic stretch TCCGAGGCGGTCATCTCGGTTGTGGTCGGATTGGTTTCATCGAGTCGTGCGCCCTGGAGATTCTGGAGAAATCCATCTATGTATACATCCGCCTGAGCGGTGGCTGCTGAAATTACCAGCAGCCCTATTACACCCAATTTGATTAGATTATTCATGGCATCACCTCAGCTACTTGATATACTTGCGGGGTGGGTTTTTCAGGTATCGTTCCGTGAAGATCGACTGATCCATCCCAACATTGTACTCGATGTTGTCAAATGCGATAACTGTTTTACCGCCCTTCTTCAGATTCTCAATGGAACGAACCGTCATAGTGAGAATCCCATCAACTTCTTCGATCTTCTCGGCTCGGAAGAGCCGAATTGGTCTGTCTTTCTTGCTAAAATATCGTTCCATCAGCGGCAGGTAGTTTTTCTGGTCAACGTAGGACATCTTGCGCGCAAAGCCTTTGTAGCTATCCTTTGGAACCGACTCGATAATCCACACCGGTGCATCGTCAATAGTGGAATCTCCAAGAAGCTTGTGCTCATCCTCGCTCCAATGCCGACCGGAGACATCCTCGTAGCTGAAATGGGACCCGACAAAACTTGAGTTCTTATCGTCGGCTGAAAGTGGTTTGATCAGATCGACCGAGGGAACATAGATCCAGCGTAGGTCATTGCCGTCCGGAATCTTGTGGACCATGAAAGTTAGGCGCGAAATATCCGACGGTTTCTTGAAATAGGTATAGTACTTCTGCTTGCCGCCTTCTTCCTCGTCCATACGCAGCATAATGAATTCTTTGACCCGCTCCTTACCGCGCTTGTCGGTGATGGTCATCGTCACCGTAGCTGCGCCGTCATCGGCAGCGTAGTAGTAGGTCAGATGCGATTGCTTCATTATTTCGATAGCATCTTCCTGGGCTAATGCACTTCCGCTAGCAACAACGATGGCCACCAGGATCAGGGTCAGATTGGCTAATAATGTCTTCATTTCTCACTCCTTGTCTTTCATATCTAATGTTTCTTTTTTACTTACTTGTTGGCTGTGATCTTGGGTTCAGCGTGGCCGGACTTGGTAGTCTTCGTCATCACCGGCAGCAGAACGTTGCCGAAAATTCGGGTGATGGCCGGCAGTAGCAACAACGTTACCAATCCCGAGACAACCATGATAGCCAGGAAGAATGATCCCACTGTTATATAGGGCACCAGGGTAGAGAATATCATCGGGATAAAGCCGATCGCAATTACGAGCACGTTGCGGCTGATCGCCTTGCCGGTCCCTTTGAATATCTCGTCAAATGATTCTTTAAAGTTGTTGGTCTTTTTGTGAATCATGCGTAGGCGCTGGATAAAGTGGATGGCAAAATCCACCGACAGTCCCAGTGTTAACGAACTTAGTATCGCCACCGGCATGTCATACGGCTTACCGATGTAGCCAATAAAGGCGTAGATGGCCATGATGGTGATGGTCAATGGCAACATTGAGATGAATCCCCAGCGAAATGAGCGGAACAAGAGGATCATCATTATAAACACTACGATAAACGAACTCAGAAGCGACTTTCTCATACCGGTAACCATCTCGTGTTGCCAGATGATGTTGATATATGGCAACCCGGCCCAGTGGACAGTGATGCCGGCTGGTGGTTTGTGGGTGGCCATGAAGTCATCGGCCCGCTCGACTACCCGCGACACGGCGACGTTGTCGCCCGCCTTCAACTGTACCCAGAGGTTGGCCTTGTCATATGATGGGGTGACAAATTTGAAGAGGTCTTCCGGATCACCACCTGACATCTCAAAGAGAAACAGCATCTGAGCAATTTCAGTCTGGTTGTCAGGTAGAAAAGCCTTGGATGAGTCGGCTCCAAAAAGCTCATAACGAACTTTCTTGACAATATCAGGCAGACCGGAAACACCTCCGACGATTTCATCCTTCTCCAGTTCGCGCTGGAGTGCTTCCATGTACTGCTGAACCTCGGGTGCCTTGACCGCATCGTCCTCGGTGCCTTCGACCACCAGGTAGTTCATATAGGTCCCGGCCAGATGCTGGTTCATCACGGTGTCGGCCACACGGATAGGGTGTGATTTCTTGAACCACTTGACCGGGTTGTCATTCACCACGATCAGTGACAGTCCGACGGCTGATACGACGATCAAAGCCAGGGCAGTGAAGACAATCGATTTACTGTTGTTATAAGACAAATTGTGAAAAACACGCATAATCCATGACAAAATACCACCGCTGTCGTCTTCCCGGCCAAAGTCCCTGAGAGCCTTATCCGGTATAAGAATGGCAATGGCCGGATTGAGCGTTATCGACAGGAACCAGGCCACGATAATACCAAAGGCGACGAATATCCCAAACACCTGCACGGGAGGGATCGGCGTCAAAGCCAGAGAGATGAATCCGGCAATGGTCGTCGCAGAAGTAAATAACATCGGCAGGAACAACTCCTCGATGGAGTGCCGGATAGTAGTAGCCTTGTGTTTGTACTTTTTATAGTGGTCGTGAAATTCCGAGATGATATGTATCGAGTTCAACACTGCAATCGGGATCAGGAATATCGGTATCATGGACGACATGATATGAACCGTATTGCCGGTCATAATAAGCAGACCCATCGCCCAGATCACCGACATCAAAGCCACGATCATCGGCGCCAGAATGATTCGTATCTTACGGAAGAACATCAGCAAGAGCAGGAATATGATCGCCATTGCGGCCGGAGCCGAAAAAGCCATCTGCGAAAACATCTCGGCCCCAAACGAGTCCTCCGCCATCGGCAGCCCGGCAATATGAATCTCTTCGTCGCCGCCATATTTTTCCGTGATAACCTGAATCTCTCCCGCAATACGACGGGACATATCTTTGGATTCGATGGGGATCATGATCGCCACCGCTTTGCCGTCCTCGGAGGCGAGCTTGCCCTTGAAAATCGGGTTGTCATTTATGCGGGCAAGAATGTAGTCAGCTTCCTGTTGCGTCTTGATCTCATCTTCCATCAGGGGAGCGACTATTAATGAACCATCTTCTCCCTGCTTGATATCATCGACCGTTGAGGGAGCCATAATATCATCGGCGACGACCCCCTCGATGTCTTCGATTTCCAGCGTAATGTTGTAAACCCGGTTGAGCGTCTGCGGCGTGAAGGCACCTTCTTCATTAATAATGCCCACCGCGATAAAGTCTGACAGACCGAAGTTATCTTTGGTTTCGTGTTCAAAAATCCGAACCGGCTCATCATCTCTGAGCATATTCTCAGGATCAGTATCGATCGTCATATTCGGAAACTGGGCCGCAAAAAAGGCGGTAACAACTACAGCCAGACCGATAACCCACCAGGGGTGATTGATAGAAAAATCTGTAAGTCCTCTCTTCATGGCACTTCCTCCATCCGCTATTATTTGTCTTTCAGAGTTAGATAAGGAAGCGACAGAAATGATTCAGAAAATGGGACCATCGGAGATAAATTTGATCCCCAAATCCCTCTCCGGTCCAGCTTAGGTCTACTGATGAGACTCGAAAGCAAACTAAAGGTAACACATAGACTGAGAAATACGCTGCAACTCTGATTGCATTTCTACTTGCACGTTTTTTTCAAAATGCCTACATTTTGTTAATACGCAATAAGATAGTATTGCATATACACATGCATAAGGAGTTGCAATGCCGCTAAGCAAAGATAAAATTCTCCAATTTGACTTGCTGGATGATGTCGATCTGGATAGAGCCATCGAACTCTTCCGACCAATAAACAGGATCAGTGGTCTATTGACTTTGGTTACTGAAATGCCCTCTTCACCTCGAGTTCCTGCAGTGATTTTCAGGAATGAACTGAAACGGGCAGTTGGCAGTACTACTGCTATTGAGGGAAATACGCTGACCGAGAATGAAATAGCAGCGGCTTTTGAGAAGTCTGACAAGGGCCAAACTCTCAATAGGCTGGAACAGGAGAACCAGAATATTCGCAATG encodes the following:
- a CDS encoding outer membrane lipoprotein-sorting protein, with the protein product MKTLLANLTLILVAIVVASGSALAQEDAIEIMKQSHLTYYYAADDGAATVTMTITDKRGKERVKEFIMLRMDEEEGGKQKYYTYFKKPSDISRLTFMVHKIPDGNDLRWIYVPSVDLIKPLSADDKNSSFVGSHFSYEDVSGRHWSEDEHKLLGDSTIDDAPVWIIESVPKDSYKGFARKMSYVDQKNYLPLMERYFSKKDRPIRLFRAEKIEEVDGILTMTVRSIENLKKGGKTVIAFDNIEYNVGMDQSIFTERYLKNPPRKYIK
- a CDS encoding MMPL family transporter encodes the protein MKRGLTDFSINHPWWVIGLAVVVTAFFAAQFPNMTIDTDPENMLRDDEPVRIFEHETKDNFGLSDFIAVGIINEEGAFTPQTLNRVYNITLEIEDIEGVVADDIMAPSTVDDIKQGEDGSLIVAPLMEDEIKTQQEADYILARINDNPIFKGKLASEDGKAVAIMIPIESKDMSRRIAGEIQVITEKYGGDEEIHIAGLPMAEDSFGAEMFSQMAFSAPAAMAIIFLLLLMFFRKIRIILAPMIVALMSVIWAMGLLIMTGNTVHIMSSMIPIFLIPIAVLNSIHIISEFHDHYKKYKHKATTIRHSIEELFLPMLFTSATTIAGFISLALTPIPPVQVFGIFVAFGIIVAWFLSITLNPAIAILIPDKALRDFGREDDSGGILSWIMRVFHNLSYNNSKSIVFTALALIVVSAVGLSLIVVNDNPVKWFKKSHPIRVADTVMNQHLAGTYMNYLVVEGTEDDAVKAPEVQQYMEALQRELEKDEIVGGVSGLPDIVKKVRYELFGADSSKAFLPDNQTEIAQMLFLFEMSGGDPEDLFKFVTPSYDKANLWVQLKAGDNVAVSRVVERADDFMATHKPPAGITVHWAGLPYINIIWQHEMVTGMRKSLLSSFIVVFIMMILLFRSFRWGFISMLPLTITIMAIYAFIGYIGKPYDMPVAILSSLTLGLSVDFAIHFIQRLRMIHKKTNNFKESFDEIFKGTGKAISRNVLVIAIGFIPMIFSTLVPYITVGSFFLAIMVVSGLVTLLLLPAITRIFGNVLLPVMTKTTKSGHAEPKITANK